The Pseudomonas parafulva genome includes a window with the following:
- a CDS encoding CDP-glycerol glycerophosphotransferase family protein: protein MSFELPPPPPEAGSDLVIATLWRSGTFDATYYLSQYPDVAAAGIDPLVHFVRHGAREKRNPNAYFNTHYYLSMNPDVAQCDMNPLYHFCTDGWKELRKPCKEFDVWWYWSSYLDPASDAINPLAHFLHEGIAANALPRPQGPFAQTTQSAWLPERPIKRICLFAGYDPDGLVDDYVVQYLRALRAHADVYYLADCVMQDGELLKLKGIVKDAWAGRHQRYDFGSYSLLANSLVGWDTIDQYDELLLANDSCYLVKDFDDVFEQMDKRRCDWWGLQATKGIAKTKAEPSNQFKQPIAMDTVRASMLDRFEEDDTYDFLIGSYFVAYRKPVLSDPDFRKLLSTVVQQPNKQNVIFKYEIGLTRYLITRGFVLDTFISSLYPFHPIYSNQHFKLLEAGFPLFKRYLLTANHYQVAKLYRWKEKILACAPEADVQTMERNLTRITDQEVLERNLYIGTSRLPDNEQVPTTLLTHAEFIEADHRVPKYDHWWAFPVCAFSGVFSGNERAVFEEVKDDEGIFKIILTRGKPVTVEGRNVLVVPLESPEGQYHLLRAKILFIKHTPTRNLVYPLSSDLHDLINLWHGIPLKRIGYASLDQQNRRDAIAEEHARCRAVISSSSIDTMAMAAAFYPLSYNDVWQTGLPRNDFILRDFGKLPKDLQAESLKLENAIAGRGLILFMPTFRNGAANACYQFTKNELEQLEEWLLENDLVLGVREHMADRSGSYAEQLGRLGALDLSDEHYPNVEVLYRSARLLITDYSSCFIDFMLTGKPMVSFAYDYEYYAGVERGLFYELEHVFPGSVCSDFEALHNALKQNSDVHPEMAVGYDWKKKIFFDWCDDHNSARLIDRVKSLIN, encoded by the coding sequence ATGTCGTTTGAGCTTCCGCCGCCGCCTCCAGAGGCGGGCTCTGATTTGGTCATTGCTACCCTGTGGCGGTCCGGCACGTTTGACGCGACGTATTACCTGAGTCAGTACCCGGACGTCGCGGCTGCAGGCATTGACCCTCTGGTGCATTTCGTGCGCCACGGCGCGCGCGAAAAACGCAACCCCAATGCGTATTTCAATACACATTACTACCTGTCGATGAACCCAGACGTCGCGCAGTGTGACATGAACCCGCTCTATCACTTCTGCACCGACGGCTGGAAAGAGTTACGCAAGCCATGCAAAGAGTTCGATGTGTGGTGGTATTGGTCGAGCTACCTGGACCCAGCGAGCGACGCCATCAACCCACTGGCGCACTTCCTGCACGAAGGAATTGCAGCGAACGCCTTGCCACGTCCGCAAGGCCCTTTCGCGCAGACTACGCAGTCGGCTTGGCTACCTGAACGGCCCATCAAGCGCATCTGCCTGTTCGCGGGATACGACCCTGATGGGCTGGTTGACGATTATGTAGTCCAGTACCTTCGAGCACTTAGGGCCCATGCAGATGTTTACTACCTTGCCGACTGTGTAATGCAAGATGGCGAGCTGCTCAAGCTGAAGGGCATCGTCAAGGACGCTTGGGCGGGCCGGCATCAACGCTATGACTTTGGTTCCTATTCCCTGTTGGCAAATTCGCTGGTGGGCTGGGACACCATCGACCAATACGATGAGTTGCTGTTGGCCAACGACAGTTGCTACCTGGTCAAGGACTTCGATGATGTCTTCGAGCAGATGGATAAACGCCGCTGCGACTGGTGGGGGCTTCAAGCGACAAAGGGAATAGCCAAAACCAAGGCGGAGCCGAGCAATCAGTTCAAGCAGCCCATCGCGATGGACACCGTGCGCGCTTCGATGCTGGACCGTTTTGAAGAGGACGATACCTACGACTTCCTGATAGGGTCATATTTTGTGGCTTATCGCAAGCCCGTGTTGTCTGACCCCGATTTTCGTAAGCTGTTGAGCACGGTTGTTCAGCAGCCAAACAAGCAGAACGTGATTTTCAAATACGAAATCGGTTTGACCCGCTACCTGATTACGCGCGGGTTCGTTCTCGATACCTTCATCAGTAGCCTCTACCCATTCCATCCGATTTACAGCAACCAGCACTTCAAACTGCTGGAGGCAGGGTTCCCGCTATTCAAGCGCTACCTGCTAACGGCCAATCATTACCAGGTAGCCAAGCTGTATAGATGGAAGGAAAAGATCCTGGCGTGCGCACCTGAGGCCGATGTGCAGACCATGGAGCGCAACCTGACGCGCATTACCGATCAGGAGGTGCTGGAGCGTAATCTGTACATTGGCACATCGAGACTGCCAGACAATGAACAGGTGCCCACTACCCTGCTGACTCATGCTGAATTCATCGAAGCCGACCACCGCGTGCCCAAGTACGACCACTGGTGGGCCTTCCCGGTGTGTGCTTTCTCTGGCGTGTTCTCCGGAAACGAGCGTGCAGTTTTTGAAGAGGTCAAAGATGATGAGGGTATTTTCAAAATCATCCTGACCCGCGGCAAACCGGTAACCGTGGAGGGCAGAAACGTCCTTGTTGTACCGCTGGAAAGCCCCGAAGGTCAGTATCATCTCTTGCGCGCTAAAATCCTGTTCATCAAACACACACCTACGCGCAATCTTGTCTATCCGCTTTCAAGCGATCTGCATGACTTGATCAACCTCTGGCACGGTATCCCGCTTAAACGCATTGGCTACGCGTCACTTGACCAGCAGAACAGGCGTGACGCCATCGCAGAAGAGCACGCCCGTTGCAGGGCGGTGATCAGTTCATCAAGCATCGATACGATGGCAATGGCAGCAGCCTTCTACCCGTTGAGCTACAACGACGTATGGCAAACAGGGCTTCCTCGGAACGATTTTATTCTCCGTGACTTCGGAAAATTGCCCAAGGATTTGCAGGCGGAAAGCCTGAAGTTAGAGAATGCGATTGCAGGACGCGGGCTGATTTTGTTCATGCCGACGTTCCGTAATGGAGCGGCTAATGCGTGCTACCAGTTCACAAAAAACGAGCTGGAGCAGCTGGAGGAATGGCTGCTAGAGAACGACCTGGTGCTTGGAGTGAGAGAGCACATGGCGGACCGTTCGGGGTCTTACGCCGAGCAGTTAGGACGTCTGGGCGCGCTGGACTTGAGCGATGAACATTACCCTAACGTCGAGGTCCTATACAGATCCGCACGCTTGCTTATCACGGATTACTCAAGTTGCTTCATAGACTTCATGCTGACGGGCAAGCCGATGGTGAGCTTTGCTTATGACTATGAGTACTACGCAGGCGTGGAGCGTGGGTTATTTTATGAGCTTGAGCATGTGTTTCCTGGGTCCGTATGCTCTGACTTCGAAGCGCTTCACAATGCATTGAAGCAAAACTCTGATGTACACCCGGAGATGGCTGTTGGTTATGATTGGAAGAAGAAAATCTTCTTTGACTGGTGTGATGACCATAATTCAGCAAGACTGATTGATCGGGTTAAAAGCTTAATAAATTAA
- a CDS encoding glycosyltransferase family 2 protein, translating into MSPHVLDKTPTDTASLSAVRYKGLITGLYGDVLQGWALDTLNPGQKLIVEVFIDGASVAVARADLYETKASEGDQFNGFAVQLRQAWLNQARHISVTIANESFSLDGDITLPALFGREPELIASQVWHTGGLRLSGWAWDPQSPHRRVTIRVREGDQQVAQVVCDQHSQALAYRDSSDHGFVLDLPWALADGKPHVLSIESESGAPLAGSPITLCCAPEGIEGLVNQLSAHHDSALIEVIEAVAREQSLRLPKSAGWHLYPAWANAFQCPKPSESQRANDVGVLLISNGDAALEALTLGSLALSGNSPGRLVKAHPSDIAPVLLELLNADCTSIVPVWAGDRLRADALIQFSALLAEGSAWGYADCDQDLANGEPGHPWFKPVWDLDAFIGADTFTPGSVFHKDTVSRAVARLQQSGHGTFDWHMLMSAVVLITEEMQARVAHLPQVLYHRHALSVSSPEHAPACPQRLLAINWLCEALAPGAQVTPLADHPGLLRVIWPLPMPLPKVSLIIPTKDQVALLRTCIEGLLNQTDYPDLEIIVMDNLSVMPETLEYLAELPSRGVKVIPHPYPFNYSEINNAAVHHATGQIIGLVNNDIEILDGNWLKEMVSQLMRPGVGAVGAKLLWPNRMVQHGGVVVGINGLAAHAGNQLAEHDAGYLASNLLTRQQTAVTAACLLVHAPLFEVLGGLDEVRYPVAFNDVDFCMRIRALGFKIVWCAQAQLIHAESASRGKDIAPEKRARAQREQKNFTDRWFSQGEQDPFYHPALSHDYLSGPYGGLALPPRATTQVRYGGGKVCCLTDLDGAKRTFDWRAADANPKALSGHQEAADVV; encoded by the coding sequence ATGTCACCACACGTCTTGGATAAAACCCCAACGGACACCGCCTCGCTTTCAGCGGTCCGATATAAGGGCCTGATCACCGGGCTTTATGGCGACGTTCTGCAGGGCTGGGCTCTAGACACCCTTAACCCCGGACAGAAACTGATCGTCGAGGTCTTTATCGACGGCGCTAGTGTGGCGGTGGCTCGCGCAGATTTGTACGAAACCAAAGCCAGCGAGGGGGACCAGTTCAACGGGTTCGCCGTGCAGTTGCGTCAAGCCTGGCTAAACCAGGCCCGGCACATCAGCGTCACGATTGCCAACGAATCCTTTTCACTCGACGGCGACATCACCTTACCTGCGCTGTTTGGTAGAGAGCCTGAACTGATCGCATCGCAGGTGTGGCACACCGGCGGCTTGCGCCTTAGTGGGTGGGCATGGGACCCCCAGTCCCCTCATCGTCGCGTGACGATCCGCGTACGTGAGGGGGATCAGCAGGTGGCTCAAGTGGTGTGCGACCAACACAGCCAAGCCCTGGCGTATCGCGATAGCAGTGACCACGGTTTTGTTCTGGACTTGCCCTGGGCCTTGGCCGACGGCAAACCTCACGTTCTGAGCATCGAAAGCGAATCCGGCGCCCCGTTGGCCGGCAGCCCTATCACCTTGTGCTGCGCCCCTGAAGGTATCGAAGGCCTGGTAAACCAACTGTCCGCGCACCACGACAGCGCATTGATCGAGGTCATTGAGGCAGTGGCGCGGGAACAGAGCCTGCGCTTACCCAAAAGCGCCGGCTGGCACCTCTACCCTGCCTGGGCTAATGCTTTCCAGTGTCCAAAACCTTCCGAGAGTCAGCGAGCAAATGATGTAGGAGTGCTGCTGATTAGTAATGGTGACGCAGCGCTTGAGGCACTTACCCTCGGCAGCCTCGCATTATCTGGCAACAGCCCTGGACGCCTCGTCAAAGCCCACCCAAGTGATATTGCTCCCGTACTGCTTGAGTTACTGAACGCGGACTGCACTTCTATTGTTCCGGTCTGGGCAGGCGACCGCCTGCGAGCCGATGCCTTGATTCAGTTCAGCGCACTGCTGGCCGAGGGTAGCGCTTGGGGTTATGCGGACTGCGATCAGGATCTGGCCAATGGCGAGCCGGGCCACCCCTGGTTCAAGCCGGTATGGGACCTGGATGCCTTCATCGGCGCAGATACATTCACACCCGGTTCGGTCTTCCACAAGGACACAGTCAGCCGCGCCGTTGCACGCCTCCAGCAGAGTGGGCACGGCACGTTCGATTGGCACATGCTGATGTCGGCTGTCGTACTGATTACCGAAGAAATGCAAGCGCGCGTGGCGCATCTGCCGCAGGTGCTTTATCACCGCCACGCATTGAGCGTTTCGAGCCCGGAGCACGCGCCAGCTTGCCCACAACGACTGCTGGCAATCAACTGGTTATGCGAGGCCCTTGCACCCGGAGCGCAAGTAACGCCGCTGGCTGATCACCCAGGCCTCTTGCGCGTCATCTGGCCACTTCCGATGCCACTCCCAAAGGTCAGCTTGATCATTCCGACGAAGGATCAGGTCGCCCTACTCCGTACATGCATCGAAGGGTTGCTGAACCAAACGGATTACCCGGATCTTGAAATCATCGTCATGGACAACCTGTCCGTGATGCCGGAAACCCTCGAATATCTCGCCGAGTTGCCGAGCCGGGGGGTTAAGGTCATCCCGCACCCCTATCCGTTCAATTATTCGGAGATCAACAACGCCGCTGTGCACCACGCTACAGGTCAGATCATCGGTTTGGTCAACAACGACATCGAGATTCTCGACGGTAACTGGCTAAAGGAAATGGTCAGCCAGTTGATGCGGCCTGGGGTCGGAGCTGTTGGTGCCAAACTCCTGTGGCCTAATCGCATGGTTCAGCACGGCGGGGTAGTCGTGGGTATAAATGGCTTGGCTGCGCATGCCGGGAATCAGCTGGCCGAGCACGACGCAGGTTACCTGGCTAGCAACTTACTGACTCGACAGCAGACTGCCGTGACAGCTGCGTGCCTGTTGGTCCATGCACCGTTGTTCGAGGTATTGGGGGGGTTGGACGAGGTTCGCTACCCGGTTGCCTTCAACGATGTGGACTTCTGTATGCGCATACGTGCGCTGGGCTTCAAAATCGTCTGGTGTGCTCAAGCGCAACTGATTCATGCCGAGTCGGCAAGCCGAGGCAAGGATATTGCTCCCGAAAAACGTGCGCGGGCGCAGCGTGAGCAGAAGAACTTCACAGATCGTTGGTTCTCCCAAGGTGAGCAAGATCCTTTCTACCATCCTGCCTTGAGCCATGATTACCTCAGTGGTCCATATGGCGGTTTGGCATTGCCACCTCGCGCGACGACTCAGGTTAGATACGGCGGTGGCAAGGTTTGCTGCCTGACCGACTTGGATGGCGCAAAGCGCACGTTTGACTGGCGGGCTGCTGATGCCAACCCCAAAGCTCTTTCCGGTCATCAGGAGGCAGCCGATGTCGTTTGA